The Niastella koreensis GR20-10 genome includes a window with the following:
- a CDS encoding dihydrofolate reductase family protein encodes MRKLIAAINMTLDGYCDHTAIDPDDEIHQHYADLLDNAGIILYGRITYQLMEYWRTVVQSPTGNKAMDDFAVIMDKIPKVVFSHTLKNVEWETARLANRDLKEEVTALKQQPGKDLLVGSPGLIIAAMNLNLIDEFQLCIHPVILGGGLPLFKQIHAKTILKLLKTKTFKSGAVVCYYEPAQV; translated from the coding sequence ATGAGAAAACTAATCGCAGCCATCAATATGACATTGGATGGGTATTGTGACCATACGGCAATAGATCCGGATGATGAAATACATCAGCATTATGCTGACCTGTTAGATAATGCAGGCATTATTCTATATGGAAGGATAACCTATCAACTAATGGAATACTGGCGAACGGTAGTGCAAAGCCCTACCGGTAACAAAGCGATGGATGATTTTGCCGTGATAATGGATAAGATCCCAAAAGTTGTTTTTTCGCATACGCTGAAAAATGTAGAATGGGAAACTGCCAGGTTGGCGAACCGGGATCTTAAAGAAGAAGTTACAGCACTCAAACAACAACCGGGTAAAGATCTTTTAGTGGGCAGCCCGGGTTTAATTATAGCCGCAATGAATCTTAATTTGATTGATGAATTCCAACTCTGTATTCACCCGGTTATATTGGGAGGCGGTTTGCCATTGTTTAAGCAAATTCATGCTAAGACTATTCTTAAACTCTTAAAGACAAAAACCTTTAAGAGCGGTGCAGTAGTATGTTATTATGAGCCAGCGCAAGTGTAA
- a CDS encoding RNA recognition motif domain-containing protein: MNIYVSNLGFNVQDEDLKDFFAPYGEITSAKIIMDRETGKSRGFGFVEMPNDAEAKKAIAELDQAMVEGRAIKVVEARPKEDKPARKNFSPRNDRGGGGYNKNRW, from the coding sequence ATGAACATTTATGTTTCAAATTTAGGTTTCAATGTACAGGATGAAGATCTGAAAGATTTTTTCGCCCCTTATGGTGAAATAACCTCAGCAAAGATTATTATGGACAGGGAAACCGGAAAATCACGTGGTTTTGGTTTTGTTGAAATGCCCAACGATGCAGAAGCTAAAAAAGCTATTGCAGAACTTGACCAGGCCATGGTTGAAGGCAGAGCCATAAAGGTTGTAGAGGCAAGACCCAAAGAAGACAAACCCGCACGTAAAAACTTTTCACCCAGAAATGACAGAGGAGGTGGTGGTTACAATAAGAACCGGTGGTAA
- a CDS encoding B12-binding domain-containing radical SAM protein → MPPLKIGLIDLVSKGPASTLWAKIMHANLASIMPQVIATWCEQEGHEVTMICYTGYEDLTKELPKEVDLVFISTFTQAALLGYALSNYYRSKGAVTVLGGPHARCYPDDAALYFDYVLGFTSRAIITDILNNCVPQRPVGIQLSAGKQPAVFCGVQERWKFIEPTLKKAPFLQIVPMLGSVGCPYTCSFCIDSTVPYQPLDFQVIRSDLQFLRTKYKKPWIAFHDPNFGVRFEENMEAIASAGPPKSFHFIAESSLSILTVKHLDLLQQNGFIALLPGIESWYDLGNKSKASHITGMEKVNQVSEHVNKIFQYVPYVQTNFVLGLDSDAGTEPFELTKRFIDQSPNAFPGFSLLTAFGEAAPMNLEYQKQGRVLPFPFHFLNNHLAMNIKPKNYDWVDFYDKVIDVTDYAFSAKALYRRFIHTHGMTTRWMNLMRAISSEGWGRLKFYRQIRQQLINDKNFRQYFDGETKQLPAFYYNIIKKDLGIWWQWLPETALSHNANAYLDKSMAE, encoded by the coding sequence ATGCCGCCACTAAAAATTGGGTTGATTGACCTCGTAAGTAAAGGCCCTGCCAGCACTTTATGGGCTAAAATCATGCACGCTAACCTGGCCAGTATTATGCCTCAGGTAATAGCTACCTGGTGCGAACAGGAAGGGCATGAGGTGACCATGATCTGCTATACGGGTTATGAAGACCTGACCAAAGAATTGCCGAAGGAAGTTGACCTGGTATTTATCAGCACCTTTACCCAGGCTGCCCTGCTGGGTTATGCCCTGAGTAACTATTATCGCAGCAAAGGTGCAGTAACGGTGTTGGGTGGACCGCATGCCCGGTGCTATCCCGACGATGCAGCGCTTTATTTTGATTATGTACTGGGTTTTACCAGCCGCGCTATCATCACTGATATTTTAAATAACTGCGTTCCGCAGCGTCCTGTAGGGATACAATTGAGTGCCGGTAAACAACCGGCTGTTTTTTGTGGCGTGCAGGAGCGCTGGAAATTTATAGAACCTACATTAAAGAAAGCGCCTTTTCTGCAGATAGTGCCCATGCTTGGCAGTGTTGGCTGTCCTTATACCTGCTCGTTTTGTATAGATTCTACAGTGCCTTACCAGCCGTTGGATTTTCAAGTCATCAGATCAGATCTTCAGTTTTTACGTACAAAATATAAAAAGCCCTGGATCGCCTTTCATGACCCGAATTTTGGGGTACGGTTTGAGGAAAATATGGAGGCTATTGCTTCGGCCGGTCCGCCTAAAAGCTTTCATTTTATTGCAGAAAGCAGTTTATCGATTCTTACAGTAAAACACCTGGACCTTTTACAACAGAATGGTTTTATTGCCTTGTTGCCGGGTATTGAATCCTGGTACGACCTGGGCAATAAATCAAAGGCTTCGCATATTACCGGAATGGAAAAAGTGAACCAGGTGTCGGAGCACGTTAACAAGATCTTTCAATATGTGCCTTACGTGCAAACAAATTTTGTATTGGGATTGGATAGCGATGCCGGCACGGAACCATTTGAATTGACCAAACGATTCATAGATCAATCACCCAATGCTTTCCCGGGTTTTTCCCTGTTAACCGCTTTTGGTGAAGCGGCGCCCATGAACCTGGAATATCAAAAACAGGGGCGGGTGTTGCCATTCCCTTTTCACTTTCTCAACAATCACCTGGCCATGAATATTAAACCCAAAAATTATGATTGGGTAGATTTTTATGATAAGGTGATCGATGTAACGGATTATGCATTTTCGGCAAAAGCATTGTATCGCCGCTTTATACATACACATGGCATGACGACCCGCTGGATGAACCTGATGCGGGCCATTTCTTCGGAAGGGTGGGGACGATTGAAATTTTACCGGCAGATCAGGCAGCAACTTATTAATGACAAAAACTTCAGACAGTATTTTGACGGAGAAACAAAACAGTTGCCTGCGTTTTATTATAACATTATAAAGAAAGACCTTGGCATCTGGTGGCAATGGTTGCCTGAAACTGCACTGTCGCATAACGCAAATGCTTATTTGGATAAGTCGATGGCGGAGTAA
- a CDS encoding TspO/MBR family protein: protein MQLEVMGKPRRLKWWQKVLLTIAVTALGRLSGRRSKKSERKLYKELKQAPWAPPAWVFGPAWTVNNFFVLQALHKLINDTGSHRKKLLTLQVLIWIIFFSFNYIYFKRKSTVLAALWTMTDTMLAAASFTIALRRNKQLAWRYLPLLAWTGFASSLAGYQVLENRDVLLNTPPLLPAAKQVLNGLK, encoded by the coding sequence ATGCAGCTTGAAGTGATGGGAAAACCACGCCGGTTGAAATGGTGGCAGAAAGTACTGTTGACAATTGCAGTTACAGCCCTGGGCAGACTTTCGGGCAGAAGGTCGAAGAAAAGCGAACGAAAACTGTATAAAGAATTGAAACAGGCGCCCTGGGCGCCGCCAGCCTGGGTATTTGGCCCCGCCTGGACAGTCAATAATTTTTTTGTGCTGCAGGCGCTGCACAAATTGATAAATGACACCGGTAGCCACAGGAAAAAACTGCTCACCCTCCAGGTGCTTATCTGGATCATCTTCTTTTCCTTCAACTATATTTATTTCAAACGTAAAAGCACCGTGCTGGCTGCACTGTGGACGATGACCGATACCATGTTGGCAGCCGCCAGCTTTACCATTGCCTTACGGCGTAATAAACAACTGGCCTGGCGTTACCTGCCATTGCTTGCCTGGACCGGTTTCGCCAGTAGCCTGGCCGGTTACCAGGTGCTCGAAAACCGCGATGTGTTGTTGAATACGCCGCCGTTATTACCAGCAGCAAAACAGGTGTTGAATGGGTTGAAATGA
- a CDS encoding DinB family protein encodes MSKWFERKFDFSFDVEQYSTIYQRLQQAPDTLKTMLQNIPEPILSHQPDGKWSVKEHVGHLALLEPLWRTRIHDILEKKPTLTPTDLDNKKTSEAGFNYFTISELLQHFTDERTETLTLLNNIHVKEQQGTSLHPRMQQPMRIIDILYFTAEHDEHHMGVISEIIKVLTR; translated from the coding sequence ATGTCAAAATGGTTTGAACGGAAATTCGATTTCAGCTTTGATGTTGAACAGTATTCGACAATCTACCAACGTTTGCAGCAGGCGCCTGATACGCTGAAAACAATGTTGCAAAATATTCCGGAACCTATTCTTTCGCATCAGCCAGATGGCAAATGGTCGGTAAAAGAACACGTTGGACATCTGGCCCTGTTGGAACCTTTATGGAGAACCCGCATTCATGATATTCTGGAGAAAAAGCCAACCCTCACGCCTACTGACCTTGACAATAAAAAAACATCGGAAGCGGGGTTTAATTATTTTACCATTTCCGAACTGCTGCAACATTTTACTGATGAAAGAACGGAAACATTAACCCTGCTGAACAACATTCATGTAAAAGAGCAACAGGGCACCAGTCTGCACCCGCGAATGCAGCAACCCATGCGCATTATTGATATTTTGTATTTCACGGCGGAGCACGATGAGCATCATATGGGGGTTATTTCGGAAATCATCAAAGTTCTTACCAGGTAA
- a CDS encoding aminotransferase class V-fold PLP-dependent enzyme: MEVKPLTEAEIQAIRAETAGTAARIHLNNAGASLPPDVVIKTMVDFLREEALLGGYEIEAKYRTQLDHTHELIAQLINANRDEIALVENASAAWDLAFNGLHFEPGDEVIVSEMEYISNVLGLLNAQKMNGIVIKVIPNNAAGIFPLHELEAAITDKTKLIAVTHIPSTAGNVLPAAAIGEIARKHNVLYLLDACQSVGHVPVDVQAIGCDLMAVTGRKYLRGPRGSGFLYVRQSIQDKLRVLFFDGRTVTKVTQQDFIVRADARRFEWYEKNPAIVLGLQKAVEYLLNIGIDRVWQRIRYIADLFRERLREIDGIVVHDQGDVLCGIVTFSATGIAAKDIRAKLATKNINVHIGLAHSTLYYMNRKGLNDIVRASVHYYNTEEEIEMVCRELRTLLL, from the coding sequence ATGGAAGTAAAACCTTTAACGGAAGCAGAAATACAGGCTATAAGAGCGGAAACTGCTGGTACAGCTGCACGCATTCACCTGAACAATGCCGGCGCTTCGTTACCACCGGATGTGGTTATAAAAACCATGGTCGATTTCCTGCGGGAAGAAGCCCTGTTGGGCGGTTATGAAATTGAGGCGAAATATAGAACCCAACTCGATCATACCCACGAACTGATCGCCCAACTGATCAACGCTAACCGCGATGAAATTGCCCTGGTAGAAAATGCCAGCGCCGCCTGGGACCTTGCGTTTAACGGGCTGCACTTTGAACCCGGCGACGAGGTGATCGTTTCTGAAATGGAATATATTTCTAATGTACTGGGATTGCTGAATGCGCAAAAAATGAATGGCATTGTCATTAAAGTGATCCCTAATAATGCTGCCGGCATTTTCCCGCTTCATGAACTGGAAGCAGCCATCACGGACAAAACCAAATTGATCGCAGTCACGCACATCCCTTCTACCGCAGGTAATGTATTACCCGCTGCCGCTATTGGTGAAATAGCCCGTAAACATAATGTTTTGTATCTGCTGGATGCCTGTCAATCGGTAGGACATGTACCCGTTGATGTACAAGCCATCGGTTGCGATCTGATGGCCGTAACAGGACGAAAATATTTACGCGGCCCCCGGGGCTCCGGCTTTTTATATGTACGCCAATCAATACAGGATAAACTCAGAGTTTTATTTTTCGATGGCCGCACGGTTACCAAAGTCACCCAACAGGATTTTATAGTGCGTGCAGATGCCCGGCGTTTTGAATGGTATGAAAAGAATCCAGCCATTGTACTTGGATTGCAAAAAGCGGTTGAATACCTGTTGAACATTGGGATAGACCGGGTATGGCAGCGAATCCGGTATATAGCCGATTTGTTCAGAGAACGGCTGCGCGAAATTGATGGCATTGTAGTGCATGACCAGGGCGATGTATTATGCGGAATTGTTACCTTTTCTGCAACCGGCATTGCTGCTAAAGACATCAGGGCGAAACTGGCCACAAAAAATATCAATGTGCATATCGGCCTGGCGCATTCCACCCTGTATTATATGAACCGGAAAGGGTTGAACGATATTGTACGTGCTTCTGTGCATTATTACAATACAGAAGAAGAAATAGAAATGGTATGCCGGGAATTGCGAACTTTATTATTATAA
- a CDS encoding B12-binding domain-containing radical SAM protein, with product MSVPVFLITPPFTQLNTPYPATAYLKGFLNTKNIRSFQSDLGIEVTLALFCREGLQELFNRISQLNKPLSENAARMVALQEDYIHTINDVVLFLQGHNPTLAHRICKRDFLPEASRFAQLEDLDWAFGSMGTQDKGKHFATMYLEDLSDLIGECVDEHFGFSRYAEKLGRSANSFDDLYTALQQEYTFVDELLIRLLKAHMERLQPKLVAISVPFPGNLYSSLRCGQWIKQNYPGVKVAMGGGFANTELRSLSDVRVFGFYDYITLDDGEAPLEQLVQLVEGHKATGDLKRTFTLQEGTVQYINNNSCADYKQSQVGTPDYSDFLLDKYISAIEVVNPMHRMWSDGRWNKLTMAHGCYWGKCTFCDISLDYIKLYEPIAASLLVDRMEEMMKQTGQNGFHFVDEAAPPAMMRALALEIIRRKLTVSWWANVRFEKSFTRDLCLLLKRSGCIAISGGLEVASDRLLELIQKGITVAQVAQVNKHFTEADIMVHAYLMYGFPTQTEQETIDSLEMVRQLFAAGILQSAFWHLFTMTVHSPVGMQPEKFKVKKESALVGAFANNDLVHIDESGAEHEEFAFGLKKSLFNYMHGIGLNEPLSKWFEFKVPKTKVAPDYIQKVLEQDIYSAAKPTSRIVYLGKPPMVEHFTKSKKGNSWEMTALTFQDKRAKVSISVDREQGNWLAGMLNALSINNPKMLTLQDVMDSYNAAGLEDFELFWDNKPVNTLYKVGLLRL from the coding sequence TTGAGCGTTCCTGTGTTTTTGATTACGCCGCCTTTTACGCAGCTTAACACGCCGTATCCGGCGACGGCCTATCTGAAGGGGTTTTTGAATACTAAAAATATCCGTTCCTTCCAGAGCGATCTGGGCATAGAGGTAACGCTGGCCCTGTTCTGCCGGGAAGGGCTGCAGGAATTGTTCAACCGCATCAGCCAGCTCAATAAGCCACTCTCTGAAAATGCCGCCCGTATGGTGGCCCTGCAGGAAGATTATATTCATACCATCAATGATGTAGTGTTGTTTTTACAGGGGCACAACCCAACCCTGGCGCACCGCATTTGTAAACGTGATTTTTTACCCGAGGCCAGCCGTTTTGCACAGCTGGAAGACCTGGACTGGGCCTTTGGCTCCATGGGCACGCAGGACAAAGGCAAGCACTTTGCCACGATGTACCTCGAAGACCTGAGTGACCTGATAGGGGAATGTGTGGATGAACACTTCGGGTTCAGCCGGTATGCCGAAAAACTGGGCCGCTCCGCCAACAGCTTCGACGATCTATATACCGCCCTGCAACAGGAGTATACTTTTGTAGATGAATTGCTGATACGTCTGCTGAAAGCGCACATGGAAAGATTGCAGCCCAAACTGGTTGCTATTTCCGTTCCTTTTCCCGGCAACCTGTACAGCTCGCTGCGCTGCGGCCAGTGGATCAAACAAAACTACCCCGGGGTAAAAGTGGCCATGGGGGGCGGTTTCGCCAATACCGAATTACGTTCGCTCTCAGATGTGCGGGTGTTCGGGTTCTACGATTACATTACCCTCGACGATGGCGAAGCGCCGTTGGAACAGCTGGTGCAGCTGGTGGAAGGCCATAAAGCAACAGGAGATCTGAAAAGAACCTTTACGCTGCAGGAGGGAACCGTGCAGTATATCAACAACAACAGCTGCGCCGATTACAAACAATCGCAGGTAGGCACACCCGATTACAGCGATTTTCTGCTAGATAAATACATCTCTGCCATTGAAGTGGTAAACCCCATGCACCGGATGTGGAGCGATGGCCGGTGGAACAAACTCACCATGGCGCATGGTTGCTATTGGGGCAAATGTACTTTTTGCGATATCTCCCTCGATTATATCAAGCTTTATGAACCCATTGCCGCCTCACTGTTGGTAGACCGCATGGAAGAAATGATGAAACAGACGGGGCAGAATGGTTTTCACTTTGTAGATGAAGCGGCGCCGCCGGCTATGATGCGGGCATTGGCGCTGGAGATCATCCGCCGCAAATTAACTGTGAGTTGGTGGGCCAATGTACGGTTTGAAAAAAGCTTTACCCGCGATCTTTGCCTGCTGTTAAAACGATCAGGTTGTATTGCCATTTCCGGCGGACTGGAAGTGGCCAGCGACCGCCTGCTGGAACTGATCCAGAAAGGCATTACGGTAGCACAGGTGGCCCAGGTAAACAAACATTTTACCGAGGCAGACATTATGGTTCACGCGTACCTGATGTATGGTTTTCCCACCCAAACCGAACAGGAAACCATAGACTCGCTCGAAATGGTAAGGCAGCTGTTCGCCGCCGGTATTCTGCAATCGGCCTTCTGGCATTTGTTTACCATGACGGTGCACAGCCCCGTTGGCATGCAACCGGAAAAATTCAAGGTAAAAAAAGAATCGGCCCTGGTGGGCGCTTTTGCCAATAACGACCTGGTGCACATCGATGAATCGGGCGCCGAACATGAAGAGTTTGCTTTCGGGTTAAAGAAATCACTGTTCAACTATATGCATGGCATAGGGCTTAATGAGCCGTTGTCAAAATGGTTTGAATTTAAAGTGCCAAAAACCAAAGTAGCGCCCGACTATATTCAAAAAGTTCTGGAGCAGGATATCTACTCGGCTGCAAAACCCACCAGCCGCATCGTATACCTGGGCAAACCGCCCATGGTAGAACATTTCACAAAAAGTAAAAAAGGCAATAGCTGGGAAATGACGGCGCTAACCTTTCAGGATAAACGAGCCAAAGTGAGCATCAGTGTTGATCGCGAACAGGGCAACTGGCTGGCGGGCATGTTGAATGCACTCTCAATAAATAATCCAAAAATGTTGACCTTACAGGATGTGATGGACAGCTATAACGCCGCCGGGCTCGAAGACTTTGAATTGTTTTGGGATAACAAACCGGTGAATACTTTATACAAGGTGGGGTTGTTGCGATTGTAA
- a CDS encoding class I SAM-dependent methyltransferase — MNIYLQPRQQFSIKAGYHHATRAENFDDTSGRTNEWQRSVYELAATLAQKHNMASVLDVGCGSAYKLITMFSQYQLTGIETEPAYSFLNKKYPGHKWLLFDNVKPAELHHDLVICSDVIEHIKNPDEMMNFLAAVNFRYLVISTPERDAVRGKSDYGPPENTAHYREWNKEEFKNYVSQWFTISEHHVFDDKSIAQAIVCVKR, encoded by the coding sequence TTGAATATTTATTTACAACCCAGGCAACAATTTTCCATTAAAGCAGGCTATCACCATGCTACCCGTGCAGAAAATTTTGACGATACAAGTGGCCGCACCAATGAATGGCAGCGCAGTGTATATGAACTGGCAGCTACCCTGGCTCAAAAACATAACATGGCCTCTGTGCTTGACGTAGGCTGCGGCTCAGCCTATAAACTAATAACCATGTTCAGTCAATACCAGCTTACCGGCATCGAAACCGAGCCTGCTTATAGTTTTTTGAATAAGAAATACCCTGGTCACAAGTGGCTATTGTTTGATAATGTAAAGCCGGCAGAGCTGCACCACGACCTGGTTATTTGCTCCGATGTGATCGAACACATCAAGAATCCGGATGAAATGATGAACTTCCTGGCGGCTGTAAATTTCCGGTACCTGGTAATAAGTACGCCCGAAAGAGATGCCGTTAGGGGGAAGAGTGACTACGGTCCCCCCGAAAACACTGCTCATTACCGGGAATGGAATAAGGAAGAATTTAAAAATTATGTAAGTCAGTGGTTCACTATTTCAGAGCATCATGTATTTGATGATAAAAGCATAGCCCAGGCGATAGTTTGTGTAAAACGTTAG
- a CDS encoding gliding motility-associated C-terminal domain-containing protein: protein MGFQNNSWGVGQTYTWQSATSATVLIPTSVRHNELVILPAINTSPTQTVFPNLFTPNNDGKNDVYMVFSNVIQTMRLVIFNQWGGEGV from the coding sequence TTGGGCTTTCAAAATAATTCCTGGGGAGTAGGACAAACATATACCTGGCAAAGCGCTACCTCGGCAACCGTACTTATACCAACATCAGTTCGGCATAATGAGCTGGTGATCCTGCCCGCTATCAATACTTCGCCAACCCAAACAGTTTTCCCTAACCTGTTTACACCTAATAATGATGGTAAAAATGATGTATACATGGTATTCAGCAACGTTATACAAACCATGCGGCTGGTAATATTTAACCAGTGGGGGGGAGAAGGTGTTTGA
- a CDS encoding gliding motility-associated C-terminal domain-containing protein: MFETNDINGAWDGTYKGKPQPIGVYVYAASLVLTDGTREVKKGSFNLMG; the protein is encoded by the coding sequence GTGTTTGAAACAAACGATATCAATGGCGCCTGGGATGGAACTTACAAGGGTAAGCCCCAACCGATTGGCGTATATGTATATGCAGCTTCCCTGGTGCTCACGGATGGCACCAGGGAAGTGAAGAAGGGAAGTTTTAATTTGATGGGGTAA
- a CDS encoding GerW family sporulation protein — translation MSVNLDESVKQLTDFLKSEAKTETVVGQSFQLGEFTCVPVIRFGMGLGYGGGEGKGVQPGKGNGEGTGGGAGGGLGLDPIGFLATRGDQISFIPTHSSKGLSAAFEKLPDVLEKMFDKKKEQKAETPA, via the coding sequence ATGTCAGTCAATCTTGATGAATCTGTAAAACAGCTTACAGATTTTCTAAAAAGCGAAGCAAAAACGGAAACAGTTGTAGGGCAATCATTCCAGTTAGGCGAATTCACCTGCGTTCCTGTTATCAGGTTCGGCATGGGACTTGGGTATGGTGGTGGCGAAGGAAAAGGCGTTCAGCCCGGAAAAGGCAATGGTGAAGGTACCGGTGGTGGCGCTGGTGGCGGCCTGGGTCTTGATCCTATAGGGTTTCTTGCCACCCGCGGCGATCAGATCTCTTTTATTCCTACCCACAGCAGCAAAGGCCTGAGCGCTGCATTTGAAAAACTGCCTGATGTACTGGAAAAAATGTTTGATAAGAAAAAAGAACAAAAGGCAGAAACACCGGCCTGA